The DNA sequence ATTAAAACCTTTTTCAAGAGCATAAGTATATAAAGCTCCACGACGCATTCTTGAAAAATAGCTACAGAAACTAGAATTTTCTCTTATGGTATCGCCTGATACTTCATAGATATTAGAATCAAGAATATTATGTTTAATTCCATGTTCTTGACAATGAGCATGCAATTGAGAATAATCTTCTCCCATACCATAACTTAAAGTGACAGCTTCGAGCTCAAATTTAAAAGGAGCATGAGCTTGCATACGATTTAAAAGATGTGCTAAAGCTAAAGAATCCTTGCCACCACTTAAACCTAAAAGAACACGGTCTCCATCCTTAATAAGTCCAAATTTAGCATTTGCTTGAGCAACTTGTCTTATAAGCTTTTTGCTGAGGTTTATCATAATTTCTCGCACATTT is a window from the Campylobacter sp. RM10537 genome containing:
- a CDS encoding ATP-binding protein, with product MINLSKKLIRQVAQANAKFGLIKDGDRVLLGLSGGKDSLALAHLLNRMQAHAPFKFELEAVTLSYGMGEDYSQLHAHCQEHGIKHNILDSNIYEVSGDTIRENSSFCSYFSRMRRGALYTYALEKGFNKLAIAHHLDDAVESFFMNFIYNGSLRTLAPIYKSKRGITVIRPLIFVRERQLRDNAIQNELQVIGNEFCPGMKLSEKNIKFPHAREESKQLLASLEKEHPKLFTSLKTAFSNLHMETFWINQN